One window from the genome of Streptococcus salivarius encodes:
- a CDS encoding Y-family DNA polymerase, which produces MGYFDYSREPQSDIAFVDMKSFYASVECVERGLHPLKTSLCVMSRAENANGLILASSPIFKQVFGKSNVSRSYDLPFDIHSRKFHYYNAKKQGLPTDRAFVDYIESWAKVTFIVPPRMDIYIKKNIQIQHIFQNYASVEDILPYSIDEGFIDLTSSLNYFIPDRTITRKDKLDMISGRIQRDIWRETGIYSTVGMSNSNPLLAKLALDNEAKHTATMRANWSYEDVETKVWNISHMTDFWGIGKRMEKRLNKLGICSIRELANSNPDILKKKLGIVGLDLFFHANGIDESNVHKPYKPKSHGLGNSQILPRDYERQADIELILREMAEQVAIRLRRAHKKACQVSISIGFSKLEGKRSLQAQMKIEPANNTRILIGHVIALFRKKYQGGAVRSVSVSYANFVDEGLQILSLFDNPDDIDKEERLQAAIDSIRQEFGFTTIQKATSLQEASRSLARSKLIGGHSAGGLDGLK; this is translated from the coding sequence ATGGGATATTTTGATTATTCAAGAGAACCGCAAAGTGATATTGCTTTTGTAGATATGAAATCTTTCTATGCGAGTGTAGAGTGTGTTGAACGTGGGCTACACCCTCTTAAGACTTCTCTATGTGTGATGAGCAGGGCTGAGAATGCTAATGGTTTGATATTAGCCTCCTCCCCCATATTTAAGCAGGTTTTTGGCAAGTCAAATGTTAGTCGTTCTTACGACTTACCTTTTGACATTCATTCTCGTAAGTTTCATTATTATAATGCCAAAAAGCAGGGACTTCCAACGGATAGAGCTTTTGTAGATTACATCGAATCTTGGGCCAAGGTTACCTTTATCGTTCCTCCTAGAATGGATATCTATATAAAAAAGAATATCCAGATTCAACACATTTTCCAGAATTATGCCAGTGTTGAAGATATTCTTCCCTATTCCATTGATGAGGGTTTCATTGATCTCACGTCGTCACTGAATTACTTTATTCCCGATAGGACTATTACTAGAAAAGATAAGTTAGATATGATTTCAGGGCGTATTCAAAGAGATATTTGGAGGGAGACAGGTATTTACTCGACAGTTGGAATGTCTAACAGCAATCCCTTATTGGCTAAGTTAGCTCTTGATAATGAGGCTAAACATACGGCTACTATGAGAGCCAACTGGTCCTATGAAGATGTCGAGACTAAGGTTTGGAATATTTCCCATATGACTGATTTCTGGGGGATTGGTAAGCGGATGGAGAAGCGGCTAAACAAGTTGGGAATTTGCTCCATTCGAGAACTTGCTAATAGCAATCCTGATATTCTTAAAAAGAAGTTAGGTATTGTAGGTTTAGACCTCTTTTTTCATGCTAACGGTATTGATGAGAGTAATGTTCATAAACCTTATAAACCAAAGTCACATGGCTTAGGAAATTCTCAAATCTTACCACGAGACTATGAGCGTCAAGCTGATATTGAATTGATTCTAAGAGAGATGGCGGAACAGGTAGCCATTAGGTTAAGACGGGCTCATAAGAAAGCTTGTCAAGTTTCCATTAGCATTGGATTTTCAAAGTTAGAGGGCAAGCGTTCACTACAAGCACAGATGAAGATTGAACCTGCTAATAACACAAGGATATTAATAGGACATGTCATTGCACTCTTTAGGAAGAAATATCAAGGAGGGGCTGTTCGAAGTGTGAGTGTCTCTTATGCAAATTTTGTAGATGAAGGGCTTCAAATTCTTTCTTTATTTGATAATCCAGATGACATTGATAAAGAAGAAAGGCTTCAAGCAGCTATAGATAGTATTCGTCAGGAATTTGGCTTTACGACCATTCAAAAAGCAACTTCTTTACAGGAGGCATCTAGGAGTCTTGCTCGAAGTAAGCTTATTGGTGGACACTCGGCTGGGGGATTAGATGGCTTAAAATGA
- a CDS encoding amino acid ABC transporter permease, producing MSYVLEVLPALLNGAVVTLQVFFIVIVLSIPLGIVLAFLMQIKFKPLNWLLTLYVWIMRGTPLLLQLIFVYYVLPSVGIVFDRLPAAILAFTLNYAAYFAEIFRGGILAIPKGQYEAAKMLKLSPFQTVRYIILPQVVKIVLPSIFNEIINLVKDSSLVYVLGVGDLLLESRTAANRDATLAPMFVAGAIYLILVGVVTVASKNIEKKFNYYK from the coding sequence ATGTCATACGTTTTGGAAGTATTACCAGCCCTTTTGAACGGTGCAGTAGTCACACTTCAAGTATTTTTCATTGTTATCGTACTGTCGATTCCATTAGGGATTGTACTTGCTTTCTTAATGCAGATTAAATTCAAACCTTTAAATTGGTTATTAACCCTTTACGTTTGGATTATGCGTGGAACGCCTCTCCTTTTACAATTGATCTTCGTTTATTATGTTCTTCCGAGTGTAGGAATTGTCTTCGATCGTCTACCAGCTGCTATTCTTGCTTTTACGCTTAATTATGCAGCTTATTTCGCAGAGATTTTCCGTGGTGGAATCTTGGCTATTCCGAAAGGACAATACGAAGCAGCAAAAATGCTTAAACTTAGTCCTTTCCAAACCGTCCGCTACATTATCCTTCCTCAGGTAGTCAAGATTGTCTTGCCAAGTATCTTTAACGAGATTATTAACTTGGTTAAGGATTCATCATTGGTTTATGTGCTTGGGGTTGGAGACCTTCTTTTGGAAAGTCGTACCGCTGCGAACCGTGATGCGACCTTAGCACCGATGTTTGTGGCCGGAGCTATCTATCTTATCCTTGTGGGTGTTGTGACTGTGGCTTCGAAAAACATCGAAAAGAAATTCAACTATTATAAATAG
- a CDS encoding amino acid ABC transporter substrate-binding protein → MKKIVKTILLGCLVILPLFALSACSSRSHFATQKDQWQTYTKEKKIKIGFDATFVPMGYEEKDGSYVGFDIDLATAVFKLYGIDVEWQAIDWDMKETELKNGTIDLIWNGYSVTDERKQSADFTEPYMVNEQVLVTKKSSGIDSVAGMSGKTLGAQAGSSGYDAFNASPKILKDIVANQKAVQYSTFTQALIDLDSGRIDGLLIDRVYANYYLEKSGVLDQYNVMPAGYEGESFAVGARKADKTLIKKINQGFRTLYKKGEFQKISNKWFGEDVATDQVKGKK, encoded by the coding sequence ATGAAAAAAATAGTAAAAACGATTTTGCTAGGCTGTCTTGTCATTTTGCCTTTGTTTGCGCTATCAGCTTGCAGCTCGCGCTCACATTTTGCAACTCAGAAAGATCAGTGGCAAACCTATACCAAAGAAAAGAAAATCAAAATTGGTTTTGATGCAACCTTTGTTCCTATGGGATATGAGGAAAAGGATGGTAGCTATGTTGGTTTTGATATTGATCTTGCAACTGCAGTCTTTAAATTGTATGGTATCGATGTCGAATGGCAGGCTATTGACTGGGATATGAAAGAAACAGAACTGAAGAATGGGACAATTGACCTCATTTGGAATGGTTACTCGGTCACGGATGAGCGTAAGCAGTCTGCGGACTTCACGGAACCTTATATGGTCAATGAACAAGTACTGGTAACCAAAAAGTCTTCGGGAATTGATTCTGTTGCTGGAATGTCAGGTAAGACCTTAGGTGCCCAAGCAGGGTCTTCCGGTTATGATGCTTTCAATGCTTCTCCGAAGATTTTGAAGGATATCGTTGCCAACCAAAAAGCAGTCCAATATTCGACCTTTACTCAAGCCTTGATTGACCTTGATAGTGGACGTATTGACGGTCTATTGATTGACCGTGTGTATGCTAATTACTACTTAGAAAAATCAGGGGTTCTGGATCAGTATAATGTTATGCCTGCTGGTTATGAAGGTGAAAGCTTTGCTGTAGGTGCTCGTAAAGCAGATAAGACACTGATCAAAAAAATCAATCAAGGATTTAGAACCCTTTATAAAAAAGGAGAATTCCAAAAGATTTCTAACAAGTGGTTTGGCGAAGATGTTGCCACAGACCAAGTTAAAGGGAAAAAATAG
- a CDS encoding zinc ribbon domain-containing protein YjdM, with translation MSLPNCPKCNSEYVYEDGILLVCPECAYEWDPNEVAEEEGLVVLDSNGTRLADGDTVTVIKDLKVKGAPKDIKQGTRVKNIRLVEGNHNIDCKIDGFGAMKLKSEFVKKI, from the coding sequence ATGTCATTACCAAATTGTCCAAAATGTAACTCAGAGTATGTTTATGAAGATGGAATCTTGCTTGTATGTCCTGAATGTGCCTATGAGTGGGATCCAAACGAAGTTGCAGAAGAAGAAGGACTTGTGGTTCTTGATAGCAATGGAACACGTCTTGCTGACGGTGATACTGTTACAGTTATTAAAGATTTGAAAGTGAAAGGTGCGCCAAAAGATATTAAACAAGGCACACGTGTTAAAAATATTCGTTTGGTTGAAGGTAACCATAACATTGATTGTAAGATTGATGGTTTTGGCGCTATGAAACTTAAATCTGAATTTGTTAAGAAAATCTAA
- a CDS encoding amino acid ABC transporter ATP-binding protein, translated as MLELKNISKQFGQHKIFDKYNLTVEEGKILAIVGPSGGGKTTLLRMLAGLETIDSGQIIYENEEIPLDQMESRNLLGFVFQDFQLFPHLTVLDNLTLSPIKTMGMSKEDAQKKAQALLDRLGLGAHGNAYPYSLSGGQKQRVAFARAMMIDPKIVGYDEPTSALDPELRQEVEKLILQNRETGITQIVITHDMQFAQHIADEIVTINPK; from the coding sequence ATGTTAGAATTAAAAAATATTTCCAAGCAATTTGGTCAACACAAAATTTTTGATAAGTATAATCTGACAGTAGAAGAAGGAAAAATCTTGGCTATTGTCGGACCATCTGGTGGTGGTAAAACGACTCTCTTGCGTATGCTAGCAGGTCTTGAAACCATTGATTCAGGACAAATTATTTATGAAAATGAAGAGATTCCTTTGGATCAGATGGAAAGTCGTAATTTGCTCGGTTTTGTCTTCCAAGATTTCCAACTGTTTCCACATTTAACAGTCTTAGACAATCTAACGCTTTCTCCAATTAAGACGATGGGAATGTCTAAGGAGGATGCTCAGAAAAAAGCTCAAGCTCTGCTTGACCGTTTAGGCCTTGGAGCTCACGGAAATGCTTATCCTTACTCTCTTTCTGGGGGACAAAAACAACGTGTTGCATTTGCGCGTGCTATGATGATTGATCCGAAAATTGTCGGCTATGATGAACCAACATCAGCTCTTGACCCTGAGTTGCGTCAAGAAGTGGAGAAATTGATTTTGCAGAATCGTGAGACTGGGATTACGCAAATCGTTATCACTCACGATATGCAGTTTGCACAACACATCGCCGATGAGATTGTCACTATCAATCCAAAATAG